A stretch of Synechococcus sp. WH 8020 DNA encodes these proteins:
- a CDS encoding DegT/DnrJ/EryC1/StrS family aminotransferase, with the protein MQVPPFSLTDQLADLGSELDDAVLRVLRSGQYIGGAEIKQFEDAFAASVNSRHAVGCNSGTDALILALRGLGIGSGDEVITASFSFFATAEAISAVGATPVFVDVDPVTYLIDLNLIEAAITPATRALLPVHLFGRPVNMARIMDIAHSHGLKVVEDCAQATGASWDSKPVGSWGDVGCFSFFPTKNLGAAGDGGAITCQDDDLAQRMRELAVHGMPRRYLHTALGYNSRLDSIQAAVLNVKLPYLSGWVEKRAAIAKRYLEALKDIPGLELPDSATDANVGHGWNQFVVRVGLCPNNQPSCDRTCSESDSTLGLPSSRCRDWLKQSLQEQGVNTIIYYPIPIHRQPAYEGQAHAEGNLPITDQLCSEVLSLPIFPELTPEQQERVIAVLREQLVAQIQERMVA; encoded by the coding sequence ATGCAGGTGCCTCCGTTCAGCCTCACAGATCAGCTCGCCGATCTCGGATCAGAGCTCGATGATGCCGTCTTGCGGGTGTTGCGCAGTGGGCAATACATCGGTGGCGCCGAGATCAAACAATTTGAGGACGCGTTTGCCGCAAGCGTGAACAGTCGCCATGCCGTGGGTTGCAACAGCGGTACTGATGCCTTGATCCTGGCCTTGCGAGGCCTTGGCATCGGCTCTGGCGATGAGGTGATCACGGCATCCTTCAGCTTCTTTGCAACGGCCGAAGCGATCAGTGCTGTGGGAGCGACGCCCGTGTTCGTGGACGTGGACCCTGTCACCTATCTGATCGACCTCAATCTGATTGAAGCCGCAATCACACCCGCCACGAGGGCACTGCTACCCGTTCACCTGTTCGGCCGTCCGGTGAACATGGCACGCATCATGGACATCGCCCATTCCCATGGGCTCAAAGTGGTGGAGGACTGCGCGCAGGCGACTGGGGCCAGCTGGGATTCCAAACCCGTTGGCAGTTGGGGGGATGTGGGCTGTTTCAGCTTTTTCCCCACGAAAAATCTCGGAGCTGCAGGCGATGGCGGCGCGATCACCTGCCAAGACGATGATCTTGCCCAACGCATGCGTGAGCTGGCGGTGCATGGCATGCCCCGCCGCTACCTGCACACCGCATTGGGCTACAACAGCCGCCTGGATTCCATTCAGGCCGCAGTTCTCAACGTGAAGCTGCCATACCTCAGCGGATGGGTCGAGAAGCGAGCAGCAATCGCCAAGCGCTATCTGGAAGCTCTCAAAGACATCCCGGGCCTTGAGCTCCCCGATTCCGCCACTGATGCGAACGTGGGCCATGGCTGGAATCAATTTGTGGTGCGCGTAGGCCTCTGCCCAAACAACCAGCCGTCCTGTGACAGAACCTGCTCCGAATCAGACAGCACCTTGGGCTTGCCCTCCAGTCGTTGCCGGGACTGGCTCAAGCAAAGCCTCCAAGAGCAAGGTGTTAACACGATCATTTATTACCCCATCCCAATCCATCGGCAGCCGGCATACGAAGGCCAAGCTCACGCTGAGGGCAACCTGCCGATCACCGATCAACTGTGCAGCGAAGTGCTGAGTCTGCCGATCTTTCCGGAGTTAACACCTGAACAACAGGAACGCGTGATCGCGGTGTTGCGCGAGCAACTCGTGGCTCAGATTCAAGAGCGAATGGTGGCGTAA
- a CDS encoding FAD-binding domain-containing protein has protein sequence MSRLPHAAPLSWPSESTDLPRDLPERTALNSLLSQEFPTALGELSPIEGGRSAAERQLRAMDAKRYGRSRNHLNGSVTRLSPYIRHGILTLAEVRDAVFSQLKQNNQGRDDGGKLINELGWRDFWQRMWLDLGDRIHDDQEDHKTGHAAGEYQQGLPNDIREGRTNLACMDGFRKELVTQGWLHNHARMWMAAYLVHWRRVHWRAGADWFLEHLLDGDPASNHLSWQWVASSFSHKPYVFNRQNLERYSNGRYCQDCPSNESCPFDRSYEQLEQQLFKLQPAIREGSARRSSRSSSRPRTQRF, from the coding sequence GTGTCCAGGCTGCCGCACGCTGCGCCGCTCAGTTGGCCGAGCGAATCCACAGATCTGCCCCGAGATCTTCCCGAGCGCACAGCGCTGAATTCTCTGCTATCGCAAGAGTTTCCAACCGCATTGGGAGAGCTGAGCCCAATCGAAGGCGGTCGATCCGCTGCTGAACGGCAGCTCAGGGCGATGGATGCCAAGCGCTATGGCCGCAGTCGCAACCACCTCAACGGTTCTGTCACACGCCTCTCGCCCTACATCCGCCACGGAATTCTCACGCTTGCGGAGGTGCGAGATGCCGTCTTCTCACAGCTAAAACAGAACAACCAAGGAAGGGATGACGGCGGAAAACTGATCAACGAACTGGGATGGCGTGATTTCTGGCAGCGGATGTGGCTTGATCTCGGCGATCGCATTCATGACGATCAGGAAGATCACAAAACAGGCCATGCCGCCGGTGAGTATCAGCAGGGTCTCCCCAATGACATCCGGGAGGGACGAACAAACCTGGCCTGCATGGACGGTTTCAGAAAGGAATTGGTGACTCAGGGATGGCTGCATAACCACGCGCGGATGTGGATGGCGGCCTACCTCGTGCACTGGAGACGGGTGCACTGGCGTGCAGGGGCTGACTGGTTCCTCGAGCACCTGCTGGATGGCGACCCCGCCAGCAACCACCTGAGCTGGCAGTGGGTGGCCAGCAGCTTCAGCCACAAGCCCTATGTCTTCAATCGCCAAAACCTGGAGCGTTACAGCAACGGGCGGTATTGCCAGGACTGTCCGAGCAACGAATCCTGCCCCTTTGATCGCAGTTACGAGCAGTTGGAGCAACAGCTGTTCAAGCTTCAGCCAGCCATCCGTGAGGGAAGCGCTCGTCGCTCATCCCGCTCCAGCTCACGGCCCAGGACCCAGCGATTTTGA
- a CDS encoding carotenoid oxygenase family protein, whose translation MESTSGSPVTVAPTSARFNRSEWSSAFRNVDEELTDVPLKPVRGAVPDALRGSLYRNGPGRLERDGQRVHHPFDGDGMITVLHFDAEGVRCSNRFVRTSGWKAEEAAGKVLFRGVFGSQKPGGPLANAFDLRLKNIANTGVVRLGDDLLALWEAAEPHALDPQTLETRGLSLLGGVLKKGEAFSAHPRFDPGHHGDPRMVTFGVKTGPRSTVRLMEFATKDNAADGIRAGDLLSDRRDTFAGFAFLHDFAITPNWAVFLQNAISFNPLPFVLGQKGAAQCLTSNPNAKAKFWLIPRDSGAFAGQEPRVIDAPDGFVFHHLNAWEEDGDVVVESIYYSDFPSIGPDQDFADVNFDLIPEGLLEQCRINLDSAKVETTRLSERCCEFAMVNPNQEGLPCRFAWMAAAAREQGNDPLQVVKKLDLKTGEKRIWSAAPSGFVSEPIMVPRPNASDEDDGWILDLVWNGARDASDLFILDARDLSEVALLELPLAIPHGLHGSWSESSVQLE comes from the coding sequence ATGGAATCCACATCTGGTAGCCCAGTGACCGTTGCACCCACCTCTGCTCGTTTCAACCGCTCGGAATGGTCTAGTGCCTTCCGCAACGTGGACGAAGAACTCACTGATGTGCCCCTGAAGCCAGTGCGGGGCGCGGTGCCGGATGCGTTGCGCGGTTCGCTCTATCGCAATGGACCTGGCCGCTTGGAACGGGATGGTCAGCGCGTGCATCATCCGTTTGATGGTGACGGGATGATCACAGTCCTGCACTTCGACGCGGAAGGCGTGCGCTGCAGCAACCGCTTTGTTCGCACCAGTGGTTGGAAAGCTGAGGAGGCGGCAGGGAAGGTGCTGTTTCGCGGTGTTTTTGGGAGCCAAAAGCCAGGCGGTCCGCTTGCGAATGCATTTGATCTACGCCTCAAAAATATTGCCAACACCGGTGTGGTTCGGCTTGGAGATGACCTCTTGGCTTTATGGGAAGCCGCTGAACCCCACGCCTTAGACCCCCAAACCCTGGAAACGAGGGGCCTCTCCCTCCTCGGCGGTGTTCTCAAGAAAGGTGAGGCTTTTAGCGCGCACCCCCGTTTCGACCCTGGCCATCACGGTGACCCGCGGATGGTGACCTTCGGGGTGAAAACCGGGCCTCGCAGCACCGTTCGCTTGATGGAATTTGCGACAAAAGATAATGCTGCGGATGGGATTCGAGCCGGTGATTTGCTCAGTGATCGCCGGGATACGTTTGCCGGATTCGCCTTCCTGCATGACTTCGCCATCACTCCGAATTGGGCAGTGTTTTTACAGAATGCGATCTCGTTCAATCCGCTCCCCTTTGTGCTTGGGCAAAAGGGAGCGGCTCAATGCCTCACGTCCAATCCCAATGCAAAGGCCAAATTCTGGTTGATCCCCAGAGATAGCGGGGCTTTCGCTGGGCAGGAACCACGCGTCATCGATGCTCCCGATGGCTTTGTCTTTCATCACCTCAATGCCTGGGAAGAGGATGGAGATGTTGTCGTGGAGAGCATCTATTACAGCGACTTTCCCTCGATCGGTCCTGATCAAGATTTTGCTGATGTGAATTTCGACCTCATCCCCGAGGGATTACTCGAGCAGTGCCGCATCAATCTCGATTCTGCAAAGGTTGAGACCACTCGTTTGAGCGAACGCTGCTGTGAATTCGCGATGGTTAACCCCAATCAAGAAGGTCTTCCCTGTCGCTTCGCCTGGATGGCTGCTGCAGCTCGTGAACAAGGGAATGATCCACTGCAAGTTGTTAAAAAGCTGGATCTTAAAACCGGTGAAAAGCGTATTTGGAGTGCGGCGCCCAGTGGATTTGTGAGCGAGCCGATCATGGTGCCCAGACCCAATGCCAGTGATGAAGATGATGGCTGGATATTGGATTTAGTTTGGAACGGAGCCAGAGATGCTTCCGATCTTTTTATTCTCGATGCGCGAGACCTCAGCGAAGTTGCTTTGTTGGAATTACCGTTAGCCATTCCCCATGGTTTACATGGAAGCTGGAGCGAATCCTCAGTACAACTTGAATGA
- a CDS encoding bestrophin family ion channel, with the protein MQLSWWLMRRQGRSLLLATLLCVLSLPVNATIARTLLPETLVQVLGLLLSLFLGFRYSQAYNRWWEARVLWGAMVNQSRNWRDLLTRVLPRQLPLSLRRRLLQQVVLLMWCLNAELRGANREEAVLAAPAHVLALELGFQNPCVQLLLQQMAKEQFKLHRDGWLDSVESREFGRVQQEITNALGGLERIRHQPLPTSSTFFIRALTWVYGYLVFLKLDAIGPITAALVGWMVFLIFLMAERIGTFLENPFIDARFALPMDRFCALISHDLLGASDPLAQPSSTKGPWLR; encoded by the coding sequence TTGCAGCTCTCCTGGTGGTTGATGAGACGCCAGGGGAGGAGTTTGCTGCTCGCAACCTTGCTATGCGTGCTCAGCCTCCCTGTGAACGCAACGATTGCGAGGACGTTGCTTCCGGAAACGTTGGTGCAGGTTCTTGGCTTGCTTCTCAGCCTTTTTCTTGGCTTTCGTTACAGCCAGGCCTACAACCGCTGGTGGGAAGCGCGGGTGCTCTGGGGGGCGATGGTGAATCAAAGTCGCAATTGGCGTGATTTGCTCACGCGTGTTTTGCCTAGACAGCTGCCGCTTTCTTTACGGCGTCGTCTTCTGCAGCAGGTAGTGCTGTTGATGTGGTGCCTGAATGCTGAGTTGCGCGGCGCTAATCGTGAAGAGGCAGTGCTGGCTGCACCAGCCCATGTGCTTGCTCTCGAGCTTGGATTTCAAAACCCATGCGTGCAACTCCTGCTTCAGCAGATGGCAAAGGAGCAATTCAAGCTGCATCGGGATGGTTGGTTGGACAGTGTCGAAAGCCGTGAGTTTGGACGCGTGCAGCAGGAGATCACCAATGCCCTTGGAGGTTTAGAACGGATCCGACACCAACCTCTCCCCACGTCCTCGACCTTTTTCATCCGGGCGTTGACATGGGTGTACGGCTATTTGGTGTTCCTCAAGCTGGATGCGATTGGCCCCATCACTGCAGCGCTCGTGGGGTGGATGGTGTTTCTCATTTTTCTCATGGCTGAGCGGATCGGCACCTTCCTTGAGAATCCGTTCATTGATGCCCGGTTCGCCTTACCCATGGATCGGTTTTGTGCCCTGATCAGCCACGATCTTCTTGGGGCCTCCGACCCACTGGCGCAACCTTCTTCCACAAAGGGGCCCTGGCTGCGTTGA
- a CDS encoding vanadium-dependent haloperoxidase has product MLFSSFFRSNRKYRYTSFLYSFWGKKLKENSYDHVYLRSSRGGYGFGINSSIDEKPKFISSVFSGDIEVETSSLELNSDLQIEPSGLELISDSQIETSSLELNSDIKVGLSALEFNSDIELQPTSLELDSDIKLEPTDLELNSDIKSKSVDCLPESQIVSAGNEINDTLESSLQISGINALTTSFKIQSETDTQSANSSLIPVVDSFSQKFSAKRLFPPLLGLIDEPSGVNSGSFQDVFPFSGYFESLIENISTFSDFSLSKIQPLENLAGVFDQPDHLLAWNNLALDFATASPSGPTPVTRWISYINRGLWDAWAVFEDKAVGSIHNQDKQDNFIALLESFEISCNDLAEFECLYQASTSTIKEILVHAVREVAMDTSAFNVFSEIQSSLFIDGIPVDLVGTADELLAENLASTAELLSVKKIADLVISIGTNIGETVSSSINQYALSDNSNQLGFYKDTTGYIPPVSVYEPDNPNSQIDSFWIPLSGQIALTPQWPEVKPFAINTNDLIPAEIVTPYTDQGDLDLEFIRQLIEVRDIGISLTSKEKAIAELYEGGEGTAFPPGYWHEIAINLSNSRNLNLDESLKVLFGVSQSMFDAGIATWATKYKYQSVRPGTSIPQYEPDTVLSDGTLASEWKPYLETPPFPDTPSGHSAFSSAANYFLIDYFGSNYFDFEVIIKDDDSIYSINGFDGMPGSGEDIVISAVFFSEASAQAGISRLYGGIHAADGDLQGQIIGNRAGPKVSQKIESLEQGLSLEEVSSLPFQSFGTMVDDILTGLSSEDFDANSVQQVYAFGGDDTLMAKGESLWELYGGFGTDTFQIYETGLVSVRDYESMEKIELVETIFQPGESIDDIQFIISSTESFTEVSLNDRLLFKLDGYWDPENVNLSMLV; this is encoded by the coding sequence GTGCTTTTCTCAAGTTTTTTCAGGAGCAATCGAAAGTATAGATATACCTCATTCCTTTATTCCTTCTGGGGTAAGAAATTAAAAGAGAATTCTTATGACCATGTTTATTTGAGGTCAAGCCGGGGAGGGTATGGTTTTGGTATTAATTCAAGTATTGATGAAAAGCCAAAGTTTATTTCATCGGTCTTTAGTGGTGACATTGAGGTAGAGACTTCCAGCTTGGAGTTAAATAGTGATCTTCAGATAGAGCCTTCTGGCTTGGAACTAATTAGTGACAGTCAGATAGAGACTTCTAGCTTAGAGTTAAATAGTGATATTAAGGTAGGGCTTTCTGCCTTGGAATTCAATAGTGATATTGAGTTACAGCCTACTAGCTTGGAGTTAGATAGTGATATTAAGTTAGAGCCTACTGACTTGGAGCTAAATAGTGATATTAAATCGAAATCAGTTGATTGTTTGCCTGAATCCCAAATCGTCTCTGCCGGGAATGAGATCAATGACACTTTAGAGTCGTCCTTGCAAATCTCAGGTATCAATGCTCTGACGACATCTTTCAAGATTCAATCAGAGACTGACACACAGAGTGCTAACTCGTCTCTTATTCCTGTTGTTGATTCCTTCTCGCAAAAGTTTAGTGCAAAGAGACTATTTCCTCCTTTGTTAGGTTTAATAGATGAGCCCAGCGGCGTCAACAGTGGTTCTTTTCAGGATGTCTTTCCTTTTTCGGGCTACTTTGAATCGCTCATTGAAAATATATCTACTTTTTCTGATTTCTCATTGTCAAAAATACAGCCTTTAGAGAATCTAGCTGGTGTATTTGATCAGCCAGATCATCTTCTGGCATGGAATAATCTTGCTTTGGATTTTGCGACTGCTTCACCCAGCGGCCCCACTCCAGTCACCCGCTGGATTTCTTATATCAATAGAGGCCTATGGGATGCTTGGGCAGTCTTTGAGGATAAGGCTGTAGGCTCTATTCATAATCAGGATAAGCAAGACAATTTTATTGCTCTACTTGAGAGTTTTGAGATTTCGTGCAATGACTTAGCTGAATTTGAATGTCTATATCAAGCTTCCACGTCAACTATTAAGGAGATCCTGGTACATGCTGTTCGAGAAGTGGCAATGGATACTTCCGCATTTAATGTGTTCTCTGAAATTCAGTCCTCATTGTTTATAGATGGAATACCTGTTGATTTAGTTGGTACTGCTGATGAGCTATTGGCAGAAAATCTTGCTAGTACGGCTGAGTTGTTATCAGTAAAGAAAATTGCTGATTTAGTTATTTCTATCGGAACCAATATTGGTGAGACTGTTTCGTCAAGTATTAATCAGTATGCATTGAGCGATAACTCCAATCAGCTTGGGTTTTATAAGGATACTACTGGGTATATCCCTCCCGTAAGTGTGTATGAGCCTGATAATCCTAATTCGCAAATAGATTCATTCTGGATACCTCTAAGTGGGCAAATTGCGCTGACTCCTCAGTGGCCAGAGGTGAAACCATTTGCGATTAATACTAATGATCTGATACCAGCTGAGATTGTTACACCATACACAGATCAAGGTGATTTGGATCTCGAGTTCATACGCCAATTGATTGAAGTCAGGGACATTGGTATTAGTCTCACATCGAAAGAAAAAGCTATTGCTGAGCTTTATGAAGGTGGAGAAGGTACTGCATTCCCTCCAGGTTATTGGCATGAAATAGCCATTAATCTATCTAATAGTCGCAATCTTAACCTTGATGAGTCTCTGAAGGTCCTTTTTGGTGTATCTCAATCTATGTTCGATGCGGGAATAGCTACCTGGGCAACAAAATATAAATATCAATCAGTTCGACCTGGTACATCAATCCCCCAATATGAACCTGATACAGTCTTAAGCGACGGAACGCTGGCAAGTGAATGGAAACCTTATTTAGAAACACCGCCTTTTCCGGATACTCCATCAGGTCATTCGGCTTTTAGTAGTGCCGCTAATTATTTTCTGATTGATTATTTTGGAAGCAATTATTTTGATTTTGAAGTAATTATAAAGGACGATGATTCCATATATTCTATTAATGGCTTTGATGGCATGCCAGGCTCTGGTGAAGATATTGTTATTTCAGCTGTTTTCTTTTCAGAAGCCTCTGCCCAAGCTGGAATTTCAAGATTATATGGTGGTATTCATGCTGCAGATGGAGATCTTCAAGGTCAAATAATTGGGAATAGGGCTGGACCAAAAGTGAGTCAAAAGATAGAGAGTCTTGAACAAGGCCTTTCTCTTGAAGAAGTAAGCTCGCTTCCATTTCAATCATTTGGAACGATGGTAGATGATATTTTGACGGGACTATCTTCAGAAGATTTTGATGCAAATTCTGTTCAGCAAGTGTATGCTTTTGGTGGTGATGATACTCTCATGGCAAAAGGAGAATCACTATGGGAGCTTTATGGTGGTTTCGGAACGGACACTTTTCAAATCTATGAAACAGGTTTGGTGAGTGTGCGTGATTACGAAAGCATGGAAAAGATTGAGTTGGTTGAGACCATTTTTCAGCCAGGTGAGTCTATCGATGATATTCAATTCATCATATCTTCCACAGAGTCATTTACGGAAGTTTCTCTTAATGATCGTTTGTTGTTTAAACTGGACGGATATTGGGATCCAGAAAACGTAAATCTATCGATGTTGGTATGA
- a CDS encoding DNA polymerase — MDPRKPILWVHEEALGPANPALQDYPNTPGLFVFDDAWIQDQSISRKRIGFLYESALNLPLTLRRGDVAHEVLRFAQRHGADAVITSTMVDPRLQRIAAAIDRELPLWMLDPDPFVELPKPPRLGRFSRYWRDAEPVVWERF; from the coding sequence ATGGACCCCCGCAAACCAATCCTCTGGGTGCATGAGGAAGCCCTGGGACCAGCCAACCCCGCTCTTCAGGACTACCCAAACACACCAGGACTATTCGTCTTCGACGACGCCTGGATTCAAGACCAGTCCATCAGCCGTAAACGCATCGGTTTTTTGTACGAATCCGCTTTGAACCTGCCGCTCACCCTGCGCCGAGGTGACGTGGCACATGAGGTGCTGCGTTTCGCCCAACGCCACGGAGCCGACGCTGTGATCACCAGCACCATGGTGGATCCCCGCCTCCAACGCATTGCTGCAGCCATTGATCGGGAGCTTCCTCTCTGGATGCTCGACCCGGATCCCTTTGTGGAGTTACCCAAACCACCCCGGCTGGGTCGCTTTAGTCGCTACTGGCGAGACGCGGAACCTGTGGTCTGGGAAAGGTTTTAG
- a CDS encoding thioredoxin family protein gives MVLTPSTMLPLQHPLPQFSLPLVSGHPPWSSPDELVSSRDLPGRPLLIMLICAHCPFVKHVEPEITRLELDFGDQITMLAISSNSLTTHPQDGRDGLRQQADQQGWRFPYLLDEQQTLAKDLRGACTPEFYAFAPDADGTQTLRYRGQLDASRPGNEQPLDGSDLRAALTNLLAGTPVSETQLPSMGCNIKWNPGQEPPWFGQST, from the coding sequence ATGGTCCTGACGCCATCCACGATGCTGCCTCTTCAGCATCCTCTGCCTCAATTTTCACTGCCCCTGGTGTCGGGTCACCCGCCCTGGTCCTCGCCAGATGAGCTGGTGAGTAGCAGGGATCTGCCAGGGCGTCCTCTGTTGATAATGCTGATCTGTGCTCACTGCCCATTCGTGAAACACGTGGAGCCAGAGATCACCCGGTTGGAGTTGGATTTCGGAGACCAGATCACCATGCTCGCCATCTCCAGTAACAGCCTCACCACCCACCCTCAAGACGGACGTGATGGGCTGCGGCAACAGGCCGATCAGCAGGGCTGGCGCTTCCCCTACTTGCTGGATGAACAGCAAACACTGGCCAAAGATCTGCGTGGCGCCTGCACCCCTGAGTTCTATGCCTTTGCACCCGATGCCGATGGCACGCAAACGCTTCGCTACCGAGGCCAACTCGATGCAAGTCGGCCTGGAAATGAGCAGCCTCTCGACGGATCTGATCTACGCGCTGCACTCACAAATCTCTTGGCTGGAACCCCTGTGAGCGAGACGCAGCTGCCGTCCATGGGCTGCAACATCAAGTGGAACCCTGGCCAGGAACCCCCATGGTTTGGCCAGTCGACTTAA
- the hisB gene encoding imidazoleglycerol-phosphate dehydratase HisB, with protein sequence MRIGEIHRVTGETDVRVRLGLDGSGSCKASTGVHFLDHMLHQISSHGLIDLEITASGDTHIDDHHTNEDVGIAVGQALSKALGDRRGIYRFGHFVAPLDEALVQVTLDCSGRPHLSWGLTIPTQKIGTYDTELVKEFFVAVVNNSGLTLHIRQLDGVNSHHIVEACFKAFARALRMATEIDPRRSGSVPSSKGVLEQAGGS encoded by the coding sequence ATGCGTATTGGGGAGATTCACCGCGTTACAGGCGAGACCGATGTGAGGGTTCGACTGGGGCTGGACGGCAGCGGCAGCTGTAAGGCCAGCACAGGGGTGCACTTTCTCGATCACATGCTTCATCAGATCAGCAGCCATGGCCTGATCGATTTGGAGATCACGGCAAGTGGCGATACGCACATCGATGACCATCACACCAATGAGGATGTTGGGATTGCCGTCGGTCAGGCGCTCTCGAAGGCTCTGGGTGATCGTCGCGGGATCTACCGCTTTGGCCACTTTGTGGCACCGCTGGATGAAGCGTTAGTGCAGGTGACTCTTGATTGCTCCGGACGCCCCCATCTCAGTTGGGGGCTCACGATCCCAACGCAGAAGATCGGGACCTATGACACCGAATTGGTGAAAGAGTTTTTTGTGGCTGTCGTCAATAACTCAGGCCTCACCTTGCACATTCGTCAGTTGGATGGAGTGAACTCCCATCACATTGTTGAGGCCTGTTTCAAGGCTTTCGCGAGGGCGCTTCGGATGGCGACTGAGATTGACCCTCGCCGGTCTGGATCGGTGCCCAGCAGCAAGGGGGTGTTGGAGCAAGCGGGTGGCTCTTAG
- the fabI gene encoding enoyl-ACP reductase FabI encodes MLLDLTGKKILVTGIANNRSIAWGIAQQLKAAGAELGITYLPDEKGRFETKVRELTTPLEPSLFLPLNVQDAAQMETVFAEIKDKWGQLDGLVHCLAFAGKEELVGDFSATTAEGFARALEISAYSLAPLCRHAKPLFSEKAGVVTLTYLGAERAIPNYNVMGVAKAALEASVRYLSAELGPEKQVRVNAISAGPIRTLASSAIGGILDMIHNVEEKAPLRRTVTQNEVGNTAAFLLSDLSSGISGQTIYVDAGYCINGM; translated from the coding sequence ATGCTTCTTGATCTCACTGGTAAGAAGATCCTTGTTACTGGCATCGCCAACAATCGCTCGATCGCCTGGGGCATCGCGCAACAGCTCAAAGCGGCTGGAGCCGAGCTCGGAATCACCTATCTGCCTGATGAGAAGGGCCGGTTTGAAACCAAGGTTCGTGAGCTCACGACTCCCTTAGAGCCTTCGTTGTTTTTGCCTTTGAATGTTCAGGATGCCGCTCAGATGGAGACGGTGTTCGCTGAAATTAAGGACAAGTGGGGGCAGCTTGATGGCCTTGTGCATTGTTTGGCGTTTGCGGGAAAAGAGGAACTGGTGGGCGACTTCAGTGCCACCACGGCAGAGGGATTTGCCCGTGCTTTAGAAATCAGCGCTTATTCCCTTGCTCCTCTGTGCCGTCACGCCAAACCGTTGTTCAGTGAGAAAGCGGGTGTGGTGACCTTGACCTACCTCGGCGCTGAGCGGGCGATTCCCAACTACAACGTGATGGGTGTGGCGAAGGCGGCTTTGGAAGCCTCCGTTCGCTATCTCTCCGCTGAACTTGGACCCGAAAAGCAGGTGCGCGTGAATGCAATCAGTGCTGGCCCGATTCGCACGCTGGCGAGTTCTGCGATTGGAGGGATCCTCGACATGATTCACAACGTGGAGGAGAAGGCACCACTGCGCCGTACGGTCACTCAAAACGAAGTTGGGAACACAGCTGCGTTCCTGCTCAGTGATTTGTCGAGCGGCATTTCTGGTCAAACCATTTATGTGGATGCTGGTTACTGCATCAATGGCATGTGA